The Juglans microcarpa x Juglans regia isolate MS1-56 chromosome 2S, Jm3101_v1.0, whole genome shotgun sequence genome has a window encoding:
- the LOC121253506 gene encoding protein SIEVE ELEMENT OCCLUSION B-like: protein MANHEILLPENVEQTMNGVLLLINVPSMSDDSLQNRDRLQHFFFDVKRILDLSFRMVDNVLLGTDPPHRDPERQDLEGYSYNSSDDLLGKLLQISSELSACKAPGGGNELKTTISILNKLSRCSWVEKAVLVIAAFALDYGDFWGLAQLDDSLDHLAKSVGITNRVPAMLKRPDLKKCQKVIEVRKLIESTLEVIINIVVLEEISELAEKYYRNTLATASLAKCIPVHVFWAIITVVACATQMYCLGSDEEKTLELSPLSEKMNRTRNIRETQQEEFEQQRG from the exons ATGGCCAACCATGAGATCCTTTTACCAGAAAATGTAGAGCAAACCATGAATGGTGTACTGCTCCTTATAAACGTGCCATCCATGTCTGATGATTCTCTCCAAAATCGTGATCGTTTACAACACTTTTTCTTCGACGTCAAAAGAATTCTTGACCTTTCGTTCCGTATGGTTGACAATGTTTTActg GGTACTGATCCTCCTCATCGGGACCCGGAGAGACAGGATTTGGAGGGCTACAGCTACAACAGTTCTGATGATCTACTGGGCAAACTCCTGCAAATTTCGTCCGAG CTGTCTGCATGCAAGGCTCCTGGTGGGGGAAATGAACTCAAAACAACAATTTCCATACTAAACAAGCTCTCAAGATGTTCATGGGTTGAGAAGGCAGTGCTGGTAATTGCGGCTTTTGCTTTGGACTATGGAGATTTCTGGGGTCTTGCGCAGTTAGATGACTCTCTGGACCATCTGGCCAAGTCAGTGGGAATCACAAACCGTGTACCTGCCATGCTAAAACGCCCAGACCTTAAAAAATGCCAGAAAGTGATTGAGGTGCGCAAGTTGATCGAGAGCACGTTGGAAGTAATAATAAACATTGTAGTGTTGGAAGAGATATCTGAGTTGGCGGAAAAGTACTACAGAAATACACTTGCAACGGCAAGTTTGGCAAAATGCATCCCAGTGCATGTCTTTTGGGCTATCATAACTGTTGTTGCTTGCGCGACTCAAATGTATTGCCTCGGCAGTGATGA GGAGAAGACACTGGAACTATCGCCCTTGTCTGAGAAGATGAACAGAACCCGGAACATACGAGAGACGCAGCAAGAAGAATTCGAACAACAAAGAGGTTAG